The DNA sequence ccaatgcttttcaatgagagaGCAGCTTCCTTTGACAGAATTAAGCGCCATCTTGACTTAAACTCGAAGTAAACTCGGAATTGTCAGTAATCCACAAATAGACCCAGGTTTGGGAAAAATAGTTTCAGGCTTTTATCTTTTCTTGGAGTACTTGTATCCACTATCTATGCCAGCTGTACACATTTCTGGTTTGTTACAGTTTTGGGAGGTGATCAGCGATGAGCATGGCATTGACCCAACTGGCACATACCATGGTGACAGTGACCTGCAGTTGGATAGGGTTAATGTCTACTATAATGAAGCTTCAGGTAAGATACAATAGCCTATATATTTAAACTAGCTAGTAGCTGCCACTATATCTATACCTCTCTGCCTTCTCAGGTGGAAAATATGTTCCCCGTGCTGTATTGGTTGATCTGGAGCCAGGCACAATGGACTCTGTGCGGTCAGGACCTTTTGGTCAGGTCTTCAGACCAGACAACTTTGTCTTTGGTGAGTAGTTTTGAAatgtattgcatttttttgtatcagagaaaaaaaaacattttagcaaTTTGCTTTTCTCTGTAGTAGCAATATTATTCCATTCCATTATTGTAGTGTTGTACAGCTCAATCTTGATTTTTCTTACAGGCCAAAGTGGCGCCGGTAACAACTGGGCTAAGGGTCATTACACGGAGGGTGCAGAGCTAGTGGACTCCGTTTTGGATGTAGTGAGGAAAGAGGCTGAGAGCTGTGACTGCCTCCAGGGTTTCCAGCTCACACACTCTCTGGGTGGTGGTACTGGCTCCGGAATGGGCACTCTGCTCATTAGCAAAATCCGTGAAGAGTACCCAGACCGCATCATGAACACCTTCAGCGTGGTGCCTTCTCCCAAAGTATCCGATACGGTGGTTGAGCCCTACAACGCTACACTGTCAGTTCACCAGCTGGTAGAGAACACAGACGAGACCTACTGCATCGACAACGAGGCGCTGTACGATATCTGCTTCCGCACCCTCAAGCTCACCACTCCCTCCTATGGCGACCTTAACCACCTGGTCTCTGCCACCATGAGCGGCGTCACCACCTGCCTCAGGTTCCCTGGACAGCTCAATGCTGACCTGCGCAAACTGGCTGTCAACATGGTGCCCTTCCCTCGTCTGCACTTCTTCATGCCAGGCTTCGCCCCCCTCACAAGCAGAGGCAGCCAGCAGTACAGGGCTCTCACTGTGCCTGAGCTCACCCAGCAGATGTTTGATGCCAAAAACATGATGGCCGCCTGCGACCCACGCCAAGGTCGCTACCTGACCGTGGCCGCCATCTTCCGTGGCCGCATGTCCATGAAGGAGGTGGATGAGCAGATGCTCAACGTGCAGAACAAAAATAGCAGCTACTTTGTTGAATGGATCCCCAACAATGTCAAGACCGCAGTGTGTGACATTGCCCCTCGGGGcctcaagatggccgccaccttCATTGGCAACAGCACGGCCATCCAAGAGCTCTTCAAGCGCATCTCTGAGCAGTTTACAGCCATGTTCAGGCGCAAAGCTTTCCTCCACTGGTACACGGGCGAGGGCATGGATGAGATGGAGTTCACCGAGGCAGAGAGCAACATGAATGACCTGGTGTCAGAGTACCAGCAGTATCAGGATGCCACTGCTGAGGATGAGGGAGAATACGGTGAGGAAGATGAAGATATGGCTTAAAATTCCCTCTCCCCTATCCGGCCAATTGGTATACCggtatttgaaatgtgttccAAGTCTTCCAGGTTTCAATGCTCTCATGTGAAATTCAAAGTTTTGTGCATGGTTAAAGTTACATTTTGAGTGTATAATTTTGATGCACTTGATGACAGACTTATTCGTCCCCCcataatttttttcacaagCATTTCCCAAGTGCTGTTAAACGGGAGCAATGCATTTTAACATAGCTTTTACAACATTCCTACTTTAACTTTGGACGCTACcaataattttatttgcacACAGGAACAAAGTTGtttcagacaaaacaaaaataaataacaaaaaaattaaataaaaaaatgaccagatgtatgtatgtatgttttgggtcattaaGTAAAACACACATAAATCCTAGTGAAGAACTTCAGGCTCTTTTCttatcctggaaaaaaaaacacgcatgcCAATTAGCATTAGGGCAGCTAATCATTtcgaatctttttttttttttgtgaaattattttttaatgtgcacaaatacaaatatttcaaGGATCCAAAATGAAAGTATAGGATGCTTGGAAAAGCTGTGTTAGGAGAGCATTGCTCTCTTAAATGGCACATAGGAAATAATTTGTGTTTTCATCGGAAAATGGTTCGCTAATAATTCTGTCAAGTGTAGTGTTTTACATAAAACATTTGTGATTGTGTCAGTGTTTTTCAATAAAGCAAATGAGTGAAATATGAAGTTTAAAGCCATGCTTCTAGGGTCAAATACATATATTATTCATACATAATCAGCAAGAAATATAACATGGTTTAAACTGCGTTAAGTTGGATTCAGAAAAGGTTCTTGAATAGTGTAATTATGGCTGTGGTCACGAGGTGGCAATGTTGGCTAAAACTTTTTCTTCCACATGACGTAAATAAGGACGCTTGAGGCTAAAGCCAGCAGGGTCCAGCAGCACACTTTCTTCAGCTGACCCTCCAAGTTCTGTTTCTCTCCAAAGCGTGACACAAAGCCACCCTGGCAGAAAACAGAAAAGTAGCATTAAGGACAGTTTTCAATAATCATTTGGAGAGTATCCTTAAAGTTTTGACATTGACAGACAAGCTGTTAATTTATAAAGCTGGATTTCACAATTTTGTGGCATGATCATGTCAAGCATCTTTAAAGGACTActtaaagggcaagtcaacccaaatgttttttgtgtgtgtgtgtgtgttttaaactaTGATCTAAGCAGGACTGTACTATGCAGCCCTATTAGTCTAAACACTTATTACAAgtctttacaaacaaaaaaattgatcaTGGATTTcgttatagattcagggcccacaatttaaatggactgctttttatatagcgcttttaacTATATGCTGCCCAAAGCGCTTTTCACCATTCACACAAACCAATGGCCgactgctgccatgcaaggcgcTGCCAAGTCtattgggagcaaatcggggttcagtgtcttgctcaaggacacttcgacatggtcaccaggggtgaggatcaaacccacaacctcacggatgggagacgaccactcaaccactgagccatgccggaCCACAGCCCCATTGAGAATTTATAGGGTATTATAAAttagtgatttcaagtattcgtgtttatttttacataattagggcttccagctcataaaacccacagAAAACGAGATTTCCAAAAATTAGAATACTGTCAAAAACTCACCATTTACTTCTCAGAATAAACAAAATTAAGATCACATCAAATCAATCTAAATATTGTACTTTCAAAACGATGTCAATCTTTAATACTTTGAATTTCTTTTGCCTTAATAACTGCCCTAATGCGCCGTGGCATCAAGGCAATCAGTCTGTAATTGCCCAGGGGTTATGGAAGCCCTGATCTCCTTAATG is a window from the Vanacampus margaritifer isolate UIUO_Vmar chromosome 3, RoL_Vmar_1.0, whole genome shotgun sequence genome containing:
- the LOC144048856 gene encoding tubulin beta chain-like, producing the protein MREIVHLQAGQCGNQIGAKFWEVISDEHGIDPTGTYHGDSDLQLDRVNVYYNEASGGKYVPRAVLVDLEPGTMDSVRSGPFGQVFRPDNFVFGQSGAGNNWAKGHYTEGAELVDSVLDVVRKEAESCDCLQGFQLTHSLGGGTGSGMGTLLISKIREEYPDRIMNTFSVVPSPKVSDTVVEPYNATLSVHQLVENTDETYCIDNEALYDICFRTLKLTTPSYGDLNHLVSATMSGVTTCLRFPGQLNADLRKLAVNMVPFPRLHFFMPGFAPLTSRGSQQYRALTVPELTQQMFDAKNMMAACDPRQGRYLTVAAIFRGRMSMKEVDEQMLNVQNKNSSYFVEWIPNNVKTAVCDIAPRGLKMAATFIGNSTAIQELFKRISEQFTAMFRRKAFLHWYTGEGMDEMEFTEAESNMNDLVSEYQQYQDATAEDEGEYGEEDEDMA